Proteins co-encoded in one Pleurodeles waltl isolate 20211129_DDA chromosome 1_2, aPleWal1.hap1.20221129, whole genome shotgun sequence genomic window:
- the LOC138253846 gene encoding actin-like protein 7B → MSAKRTRRLTPKPTVSSNQGPAKRPADLMHIHSSTQQQEHTSKNLPVKDDAKTKDNSANISAQPKTEHKIVKETRAIILDLGTGYCKAGYAGEPRPSCVISSTVGKHFQKTAKTGDNRKENYIGQELKEAKIPLKPVNPLKHGIVVDWDIVQDIWEYIFRAELKLPTDEHAVMVSDPPLSPTTNREKYAEMMFETFCTPAMHIAYQSRLSMYSYGKTSGLVVECGHGVSHAVPIYEGYTLPHITGRVDYAGDDVTRYLMKLLNESGNNFKEEHLHLIEEMKNKCCYVSSELDYEMGLPVSEYMVDYELPDGQRITLGKQRFLCSEMLFKPSLIGLSQPGLHTLTVNSLNKCDATLKKNMMNSILLCGGCTTMEGFPERFQREMNHACPDEKPLISFSPDRRFSVWTGGSILASLKSFQQLWVYKKEYDERGPSVIYRKCF, encoded by the coding sequence ATGTCAGCAAAACGAACAAGGAGGCTTACTCCAAAACCTACTGTCTCCTCCAATCAAGGGCCTGCAAAAAGACCTGCAGACTTGATGCATATACACTCATCAACTCAACAGCAAGAACATACGAGCAAGAATCTCCCGGTTAAAGATGATGCAAAGACTAAAGATAATAGTGCAAATATTTCTGCACAACCCAAGACAGAGCATAAGATAGTAAAAGAAACCAGAGCAATAATCCTGGATTTAGGAACAGGTTATTGTAAAGCTGGATATGCTGGAGAACCAAGACCTTCATGTGTGATTTCTTCTACTGTCGGAAAGCATTTCCAGAAAACAGCTAAAACTGGGGACAACCGTAAAGAGAACTATATTGGACAGGAACTTAAGGAGGCTAAAATACCACTAAAACCAGTTAATCCCTTAAAACACGGCATTGTGGTAGACTGGGATATTGTGCAGGATATCTGGGAATATATTTTCCGCGCAGAACTGAAGCTGCCCACCGATGAGCATGCTGTCATGGTGTCTGACCCTCCACTTAGCCCTACCACAAACAGAGAGAAGTATGCAGAGATGATGTTTGAGACATTCTGCACTCCAGCGATGCATATAGCCTATCAATCCCGACTGTCTATGTATTCCTACGGTAAGACATCTGGCCTAGTTGTTGAATGTGGTCATGGTGTCTCCCATGCTGTTCCTATCTACGAGGGATACACTCTGCCACACATCACTGGCAGGGTGGATTATGCTGGTGATGATGTCACAAGATACCTGATGAAGCTACTGAATGAGTCTGGAAACAACTTCAAGGAAGAACATCTCCACCTCATTGAAGaaatgaaaaataagtgctgctatGTGTCCTCAGAGCTTGACTATGAAATGGGTTTGCCAGTCAGTGAGTACATGGTGGATTATGAACTTCCGGATGGGCAACGCATCACACTTGGCAAGCAAAGATTCCTCTGTTCTGAGATGCTTTTCAAACCCTCACTCATTGGATTAAGTCAGCCTGGACTGCACACTTTGACTGTGAACAGTCTCAACAAATGTGATGCTACCCTTAAAAAGAACATGATGAATAGCATTCTGTTGTGTGGAGGCTGCACTACAATGGAAGGCTTCCCAGAGCGGTTCCAACGAGAAATGAATCATGCCTGCCCCGATGAGAAACCACTTATTTCCTTTTCTCCAGACCGGAGATTTTCAGTGTGGACAGGTGGATCCATCTTGGCATCGCTCAAATCTTTTCAGCAGCTGTGGGTGTATAAGAAAGAATATGATGAGAGGGGACCTTCAGTCATCTACAGAAAATGTTTCTaa